Within the Paenibacillus sp. AN1007 genome, the region ATGGCTTCGTCCAAGGCCCGCACCATACTTTTTACAAAAGGTGCATGCTCTTCGCGGTAAAAACTATTGAACCGATAATCGAACCCGCAAAGACCTATGGTATCCAGGGTCAAACGTGTCATATCGTCAGCGACATCGATCGAATCCTGAGGGTTCAGTCTCTTCCATTTCAGGATTAACTGTTCGGCGACATCAATCATCATGGGGTGATATCCTTTCATCGCCTGTTTTCCGAATGTCGGAAGCAATATATTGTGTGCTTTTCTCCAGTTTGGCTCGTGTGTCCAGCTTGTAAACAGACCGTCACCGCCAAAAGCACGGACATTTTGTAACTCGCTAAAGACATATTTGTCAAATCGGTTCACATCACATGCCTCTGCGACTAGATCAGGACCAGAGAGCACAATCGTTGAGAACCCTGGTGCAGTAAAACGAAAGATAGGTCCATATTTTTCTGCCAATGTCCCTAAAGTCAGTGAGGGCTGGTCAGGATCAATTAGCGGCATGTTACCCAACGGACCATATGTTGGGGGTTGGGGAATTGAATTGGTAGTCATTTTCATCATTCCTCTCCTTGTATAATTCGAAAATAGCGTGAACTTTTAATTTAATGATAGTTAATTCTATCATTTGATTTAATAATAATTCAAATCAATTTAAATTTTCAACTTTACTGTTTGGCTGCAGAAGAACAATATCGCGATAACTTCCTTTTCCAACTCTAGACTCTTAAAATTCACCCGAAGCTGTCTTAACCTTAATTCGATTACACCCTGTTATTTTTTGATTGAAACTAAATACTTTTAGAGCGATTGTTTAGTATTTTTTTCGCTTTTTCAAAACTCACATTCACGACCCCTTTCATATTTTATGGGCTGTATGTTTGAATATCTGGAAAATTAAAAAGTCCCCAAGCATGGGGACTTTTTTTTGACTACGTTATAAAGGGCTATGGTATCACTTATCTTCCTTCTTTAATGATTAAAGATCATTATTACGAACATTTACAATTTGTCAGATTTAAGGATGCTGCATTGATTAGAAAGTTGTATCTTTTTTCATATAGCCAGCACATTTTAGATATGATTTGGTACCAATTACATCTCCATTCAATAAACAAAGTATAATAGGGAAATCGGATATGCAAAATTGTTTAATTTTCATATGGGTATAACTTCAGGTTATATTATTTATATTTTCGGTACCATTCATAAGAAGTATTCCTGATAAAAAAGGAGTTAGCCCAGCGTCAGTTATCCATAACAACGTGAACATTTTCAAATAAAATGGTATAAGTTCTTGTCCTGGGCTTAAGAACTTATACCGATAAAATAAAAGAAGCCGCTATAATAGCGACTTGCATGGAACAATGTTATTGTCCCGCGACAGGAGTTGATCCCGAATGCTATAGTGTTCGCCCTACTTGTCATGACCATGATTGATGCTGGTTGGGACGTAAGATCCCGTATAACAAGCGAGGCTATGGAGCGACAAAAAGAACTTCTGACCTTTAACTGCTGGCATAAAAAATGCCCCCCTTAGAATTTCATTGGATAAACCAGGGGTTTAATCCAATGTCTATTCTTAGGGGCACTTCATGTCAACTTAGGGCGAACGATTATGTCCGTGGTACCGCCTAAATTCAGATTTCTCTGCACTTGATCAATACGATGAAGATTCGCACTAACCATCTTATCTCTGTGAGATCCCTAATATCTACTATTTCTCATCATAGTCTCTCCCCTCCCATCAATTGCATCAACTTTTTGATTGGGATTGCGGATTTTATGCTAACTTGAAAGAAATAATCAAATATCTCATCTTCATCGACCTTCTTAGTCGTAATAATTCGCTGGAACAATCGCAGCGCTTCTCTTTGTTCTGCATCCGTTTCTTTTAATTTTTTTTCTTGGGACTTAGCTTCTAGAGTACTCAGCTCTTTCAGAGGCTGTAAAGCACCATATTCATATTCCTCTCTATTGTTATTGCGATTTGGCACGAGCAGCGCCGTTGAAAGACAAGCTGACAGTAAAGTAACATATTTGGGTTGATTGTATTCACTCATTAGTTCTGCAATTTGGTTATCATGCTCTTCACAAGAAAACGCATCAATATGAGGTAAAGTTTGCTTCATCATATTACGTAAGGCGGAGCGAGGCCCAATTTCAATAAACGTATTTACTCCCTGTCTTAGCATCCAATCCATACTATCTGACCATCGAACAGGATGCAGCATATGGTGACTAATTCCTGTTCTTATATCGTCTAAACTTACATAAGGTTTGGCAGTTACATTACCAATAACAGGCCATTCCCCATCGGCAAAATTGATCTGCGATAAAATGTCTAAAAGTTGAGCATTTGCACTTGCCATATACGGGGTATGAAACGGTGCTGATACATGTACCGGATAGACAGTGCCTCCCAATTTAGCAAGCTTGTCACTTGCCTGACGAACCTTTGAGTTTTCGCCAGAGATCACGATCTGATCTTCAGTATTGATATTTGATATTTGTACAAGTCTGTCTCCTTTAGATAGAAGGGAACAGACTTCTTCAATGATAGAACGATGCAATCCTTTTATTGCAGCCATACCTCCAAAACTATTTTCAGCTGCTTGCTGCATTAATTGACCTCTTTTATTGACAAGAGTAAGTGCATCATCAAAAGACAGTACTCCTGAACACGTAAGTGCTGTAAACTCTCCGAGACTATGTCCTGCTCCGCATACTGGCTTTATATTATAATTTTCTTTTAAAATTTGATACCAAGCATAACTGTAAGTAAATATAGCGGGCTGAGCATATTCTGTTTGCTGTAACACGTTCGGGTTACTATCATTCATTACGGACAATAGATCATACCCCAATATGTCACTTGCTTGATCAAAAATGCACTGAGCTATCTTGAATCTATCAGCTAGATATCCCATCCCTTTATACTGACTGCCTTGTCCCGAGAACATGAATCCTAACTTGATCAATACCCTTCCCCTCCGCTAAAAGACTTGGTTATGTTCCATATGCTGGTAAAGAACCATGTTGTTTTGGATCCAGCATTTCCATTTTTCCAAATTCCATCTTCACCAGCTTATCTGCTTGTTCGAAATATCGATCGTCGTGAGTGACTGCGATAACGCATTTCCCCCGTAATTTAAGTTCAGGCAGTACATGATGATAAAAATAACGGCGATATTCAGGATCCTGGTCCGCAGCCCATTCATCAAAAAGATACACCGGTCTGTCTTCGAGGTAACTTATGAGCAGCGCTAGGCGTCGACGTTGTCCTGAAGAGAGGTCTGTAGTGCTGAATTTCCCATCTTCTATAGAAACCTTTTGTTCAAGCTGCAGCTTCTCTAAATGGTAGTCAATAGAGCCCTTATCCAAGCTGTTCGTAAGACCATAAAGTTTGTCAAATAAATGATACTCACTAAATACGGCTGCAAACAGCTCGCTCTGCTCTCCGTTCAGTTTCGGTTTCCCATTGACGAATAAGTTTCCGGATGATGGTTTATAAAGCCCGGTAAGCAGTTTGACCAGGGTTGATTTCCCGCTGCCATTTCCGCCGGTGATAAAAGTAATCTCTCCAGCACGCAGAGTCAGATTGATGGGTCCGATCGAAAACGATGTCCCGTTGGGAGAAACATATTCATAATGAATATCCTGAAGTTCAAGATGGCTAAACTTATCGATTTGGTGTTCTTTAGTCATGTTCGAATTTGTTTCTGAATGTTTCTCGTCATCCAATTCACCGGCGAGCTCATTCATGCGATTCCAAGCGATGCGAACACGAATTAAATCAGGTACTGCATCCAGCACTCCCCTTACAGGTGCGCCCATATATAAAAAGATGAACACAAAACTACTGAGTGAATAAGATTGCACAGAGTCAAACAAGATTGGAAAAATAAATGCAACAACACCGATAACGACTGTAAATAAAATTTCGCCAATGACAAACACGTTGGCAAAGCGAATATCCCCTTGGATTCGCCGCTGTCTATATTCGTCACAAGTATCGTGCATATCGATCTGAAACTGTTTCTTTTTATCCTGATGCAAACTTAATTCTTTAAACCCTTGGGCCATGTGGCCAATGTACTTGTAAAATACGTTCTGAACATCTCTTGTCCTCGCCCAATGCTTGTTTGCATGTCGACCAGCCACATAATAAGCTAAGGCAGCAAGCGAAACTACGAGTAAAGATATGAGCAGCCCATATATGTTCAGATAGCCTAGATAAATAAAACAAAATATAAGGGTGATGATGCTCGTTAATCCGAAAACAAGAACGTTAATTCCACCACTAATGGTTTCAATATCGTGATTCAGTACAGCGTATAGCTTTTCCTTGGCAACTTTCTCGACCTTATAATATGGCGAGCGTAAAATGCGATTAATAATTTCAGTTTGTTTTTGATAAATAAGATCATTCGTGAAGCGAATCAGTTGACTGCGAACGATCTTTTGACTAATCACATAAGCTGCTAAACCCATTAGAAAGAAAGTAAACAGTCCTGTTTGAAATGAACTTGTATTTATAAGTGCTTGGTTAATGATAAAGATAATGAGTGTATTTCCAAGTCCACTTACGAGGCAAAGCACCGCAAATGGAAAAAGTGGAGTTCTTTTCCCTTCACCTGGAAACATTGAATGTAGCAACATACATAGCCCGAATAATATTAAACTGGCATATAAGATAGAGACCGCCATCTTTAAGCTGGGAGGTGCCCATACCTCCGCAAAACTCCAGTTAACGCCGTTAAAGAGTACCTGAGGGATATATAGAAAAGCGACACCTACACCTCCAGCAAACAAAACAAAACCAAACACCCGAATCACATGTTTAATCCAACCTTGGGCGGACTTTCTGCGCCGCTGCAAAATATCTCTCACCATGGTACCGAGAAACCACAAGGATAACCCCATAAAAGGTATGGAAACTGCCAAAATAACTACTGAGATGCTATCGACCGTTCTATAGATGTCACTTAATTCGGTTACCGGTTCTTTGCCGATCATGATGTCCAAAATGCCCTGTCCGATTACAAGTGTGCTGGATGAATTTAAATTTGCCATCACAGCCACTCCAACCTGCTCTTCCGGACGAAAAGCCACAAATGAGGAGTATGCAGGATTGTTACCTGAATGTGAGAGTTCCCCACCACCACTCTGATATACATACCATCCTGCAGCATAAGAGGAGCCGTCAGAGTCCGGTGAGACGGTACGATCAGGCATGTGTGACATACCTATGATCTCCTCCATAGAACCTTTAACAGGAACTGTGTTTAAGTGAATTTTGAGCCACTGTGCCATATCATTGCTATCGGAGTAGAGATATCCGGCTGGCGTATTTCCGCGGTAGATTGGGGCGTCAAATGGACGGGCATTCAAATATCCTAATTTATACCCTTGAGCCATAGTTCCACTAGTTTCCGCCTCTGCTTTGGAAAGGAAGGTATGTTGTAATCCTAGCGGTTCAAGAACTTCTGTATTCATGTATTCTTCGTAGGACTGATTGGTCACCTGCTCAATTACATATCCAAGGATGTCGTAATTAATCGTTGCGTACTGAAAACGCTCACCAGGAGAGAAGTCCAGTGTTGTTCCACTTAAATTTTCTATCGTTTCCCTTAAAGCTGTATCATCGTTGCTTGAAGGAATACTCGTGATAGAAGTAAATGGAATACCGCTTGTTTGGTACAGAACCTGCCTTAATGTAACGGAATCACTGCGGTTGGAGTCCTTTGTATGGAATTTGATCCAAGGGATATAATCCGTGACCGAGTCATCCAAGTTCAGCTTACCTTCCGCCACCAGCTTAAGAAGTCCAAGCCCGGTAAATGCTTTGGTTGTCGAACCTAGTTCAAAGATGCTTTTTGGGGAAACGGATTGTTTCTTATCGACATTAGCAAAACCAAAACCCTGCTGGTAGATGGTCTCATCTCCGTGAACGATGGTAACCGCCAATCCGGGAATAAGGGATTTATCCATCTGACTCTTAATCAGATGCTCAATCTGTTGAAGTTGTTCATCCTTGGGTAAACTAGTCTGGCTTGCCTCTGCAGAGGCAAGATAAGATACAGGATAAATCGCTAATAAAAGGCCTGTAATACACATAACAATGGTCATTATCGTTGAACTTATACGTGCTCCTCTTCGTATCCGCATACTCCGCTCCTTTAGTTTACTGACGCTGAAGTTAGGAAAAAATACTATCCAGTTCGTCTTGCGTTAAATCGACGCTTTCAAAGTCAGAGGGAGTAAATTCCTTTGTATGCTGGACCGAACAATGCTGCGTGATCTCCAGCAATGAAGCGTAAAAACGATCCATAATCAATTTAACCTGCTTCTTTTCGGCCAGCGATACATGGACAATACGTGCTTCGAACCTTAATCTGTGATCAAAAATACCGCCATTAATTTCTACTTTATGACGCCCACTACTTTGTGAAGCAGTCAGTGCATGAATTGAATTCACCAGGCTAAAGTCTGCTTGGTTATTTCTTTCTGTAAACTCCCCTAAATAATTAAAGATAAAATCATTGTTCGGGGCGTCTGGCATTGACCGGTGGATATATTTCAGGACTCCATAACCAACACCGCCTCGCGGTACTCTTCGAAGTTGTTCTTTCACTTTTATGATTAGGTCACCCCATGAAGCAGGTATTTCAGAAAGGACAAAGGGATAAAGACTAGTAAACCAACCGATGGATCTTGATAAATCGATAGTATTTATCTTTTTATCTCCTCCTTGTGGCAAAGCTTCTCGCCCGTTCCCTTCTAAATCAAGGCTTACGGCCGACTTTCCTGTAACCTCTCTTATCGCAGCAAATAAGCCTGCTAGAATAAGTTCAATCGTTCTCGTGTTGTATGCTTGGTTAGAGGTTCCAAGCAAGCTGGAGGTGATGTCTTCAGGAATCTCAATATAATGCGTCTCGACAGTTGATTCGTTTTCCACATCGTCACTTGAATCGTTAAATCCTTCTGCACTCGGACTGAAAAAAGGTATTACTTTACATATGATTTCATTCCAATATGACTGCTCCTGGTCATAGAAAGATGATTTCAGGTAGTGTAATGATTCTGCCCAACGGAGATACGAAGTGGTCTTGTGCAGAAATCTTGCCTCTTCTCCTTTTCGAGACTGTTTTGCAGCATGATTAATATCTTCCAATAGAATTCGCCAAGACACTCCGTCCATAATGACATGATGGGCAGTCAAGATAAGATAAAGGGGTTGGCTGTCTCGACAAAACAGAATAGACTGGATTAACCTATCGTTTTCCAAGTCGAGCTGCTTTTCAATACGGTCCACTTTTTCCAGCATTCTGTTGTAGATGTCATCCGGCGATTGAGCTGCCTCACCTAATTCATACACGAGATGTTCAGCCGGCCGAGGGAAATCGTTATAAAAGAAACTCGCAGATCCTTTCACCTTATTGATGCGGAATATATCATGGTAATCATACAACTGATTAAGCAGGGTACCGATCTCTAAGGCGGAAAGATTTCGTTTTACTTTTAGAATAATGCGCTGATGATACTGCTGAGGGCAATCAAGTTCAAGTGTATTAAACCAAGAAAGCATAGGAGTGTCTGGCAGCGGGCCGCTGCAGGGCTCCTCCTCCTGCTGCAGATTTAATTTTTGAATGAGCCTTGCCATATCGGTTACGACGGGATTAGATAAGATGTCGTTAGCTGTAAGTAGATAACCTTGTTCACGTAAATATGAAGAGACCTGAATCGCTTTAATGGAGTCTCCTCCCATGTGATAGAAGTGTGTGTCATAAGCGATATGTGATAATTGTAATACGTCAGCCAGCACGGTTAACAGCGATGTGTACCCCGAATTGTTTTCAGATAATTCATCAAGATGTCCAGCTTGATTTGATGTGGAGATTATTGGAGATGGAAGGCTCGCTTTATCTAGCTTGCCGTTTCGTGTCATAGGCAGTTGATCAAGGTATACATAGTGGTGCGGAACCATATAAGATGGCAGTTGCTGTGCTAAAAACGTCTGAATGTTCTCTGGAGTTTCTTCCTGGTTTAAGATGACATATGCACATAATTGCTGTGTGCTTCCCTGAATTGAAACGGCTGCTACCGCTGCTTCACTCACGGAAGGATGTGATAAGATTATGTGTTCAACTTCACCAGGTTCTATACGATATCCACGGATGCTAAGCTGATTATCGAGACGGTTTTTATATTCAAGAAGTCCGTCTTCTCGGAAACGTCCCCTATCACCTGTTTTGTAAATTCGTTTTCCGGTTTCGAAGGGATGAGGTAGGAAGCTTGTCGACGTTGCTTCCGCTCGGTTCAAATACCCCAGAGCAAGTCCGTCACCAGCTATATAAATCTCACCTATTTTCCCTCTTGGAAGAAGCCGGAGATGTTCGTCGAGCACGTAGATTTGCACATTGTCGGCCGGGACTCCAATAGGTAGAGATCCTTCGAGATCCTTTAATTTATCGTACGTATAGATCATGCAGCCTACTGTAGCTTCGGTAGGTCCATATTCGTTGTGTATAGAAACTCGCCCGCCCCATGCCCGATCGATTGCTGCTGCCGTGGCCACTTTGAAATCTTCCCCACCGACAATTAAAGATTTAATGGTACAGTTACGTAAGTCCATGTCTTTAAGCAAGGATAGGTGAGATGGCGTAAGCTTGAGAACCGTTACTTTATTTTCTCTTACAATTTGATATAACGGATGCTCGATTCCGTCGTCTGGATAAATCACGATGCTTCCACCACATATGAGTGGAGTGAAAATGGAAGTGACCGTCAGATCAAATGCGAGAGAGGAATAAAGAGCAAAAGCATCTTGCTTCCCGTCCGTGTACATTCTAGCTGCCCACCCAATATAGTTTACTAGTGAACGGTGCCCTACTAGCGTTCCTTTAGGTTGTCCTGTAGAACCTGAAGTGTAGATAATATAGGCCAGATCATCGGCTGTGGAGCTGCTTCGAACCGCTTCTTGATATACATTTTCATTACCTTCATACCATAAGGTCTGAGATTCAATCCACTCGCCTTCATACGGAAAACGCTCGGTCCGATCCGTTACAATGATGCTTACACTCGCATCCACAGCCATGAAGGAAAGCCGATCAAAAGGTGCCGATTGATCCATTGGGAGATAAGCAGCTCCGGATTTGAGTACCCCAAGAATAAATGCAACCGTTTCAATGGAGTGATTCATATAAATTCCAATGACATGTCCGCTACCCATTCCCTTAGATCGTAGGAGATCCCTTACTTTGTTCGCCAGATTGTCCAGCTCTGCATAGGTTAGACTGACTTTTCCAAAGCTCACTGCCGTTTTTTCAGGAGTAAGGCAAACCTGATTTTCTATAAGCTGCGTTATTATCGTTTCACGATTATAGTTGTGTGCGGTATCGTTATATTCGTACAGCTGCCAATTCACTTCCTGTGAAGAAAGTAAACTTAGCTGACAGACAGGAATATTGGGTTCGTTCATTCCCTGTCTCAGCAAACGACTAGCGATAATGTACATCTGCTCAATTTCCTCATCGGAATACACATCAACTTGGTAATCCATATCCAGAGTTAGTGCTGGATCGGACGACCAGTCACGGATAATCCATTGTAAGGCGTACCATTGTTCTCCACTGTAAAACTCAGTATTTTGAATAGATAAATCCATGACTTCAATCGTATGCCGAGTATTATAGTAATTAATAGACGTATCGAAAAGAGCAGCTTGTTCAAATCCCCTATTTCGTAAGTCCTGCAGCAATAGATCATAAGGGTAACGGTGGTGTTTATAGCATTGTTTCATCTCATCTTGAATATGTTGGATCAATTCTAAAAAAGTCCAGTTTCCTTGTATCTCCATGCGTAAAGGCATGGTGCTCGTAAACATACCAAATGTTTTTTTCTGAACAGCACCGTTCCGATTCAATAAAGGCATGGCTATCGTAATTTTTTGCTTACCTTCAACACGATGAAGGTAAGCAAAATATACGGCTACAAACAAAAGATTGACTGACAAGGATGTTTGTTTCGAGAAATCTCGGATTGCTTCAGATAACTCATTGTCCATCACAAAGGATTTTCGTTTTCCACGTAATTCTGAAACGGACAAGGGAGCAATGTCCGACGTATCTTCGAATTTGTCCAGCCAGTACTCCCGATCTTGCTTAAATCTAGGAGAACGTTTATAACGATCTTCCTGTTCAATAGCATCCTGAAGTCGGGACCCTAACAGAACAGGAGGTTCTGACTCGGTCCCCTTGTTTATGGACTTCTCTATTCGCTCATATAACATCCATAGCTGGTCTGTAAGGAGTGCTGTCGACCAACCATCCGCAACCACGTGGTGCAATTTAATCAGGAGTGCACTGACCCCCTCTCGAATGATACACAGTGAAAAGGTATAAAGTGGAGCATTCAGGAGCTGGAACGGTGTGCTTGCCTGCTCTTCAACCCATTCCTTGAAGCGGTCTTCTGGGTTAGGCTGATTCGAGAAGTTTACTAATGCTGCAATGCACTGATCAGCAGAAGGTTCTTCAGCAACAAATTGCTGCAGCTCACCGTCTTGTTGTACAAGCTGCACTCTTATGCCTTCATGATGACGTATAAACAATCGAATGACTTCTTCCATTAATTCCGGTTTAAAGGCGCCCTGAATGCGGATTACTCCTCCGATGTTATGCATGGGGGAGCCGGGGAACAATGATTCCATGGAGCTAACGCGTTTCTGGGGATGCACCAATTGGAAAGTTTCATCTGTTTTGGAAGCCTGCTTATTGTTCATGAAAGGTCTCCTTCTTTATAAAATCAAGTGCAAGGTATGCTTAATACAGATTTATACGATTTGACCGTGTTTTTCGCCAGATAATATCTGGGATACTCGATTGGACGAATCTACAAGTACAACATGAGGTACATGGCCAGCGGCCTCTTCTGCATTCATTAGCCCATAAGAAATAATAATGACGATGTCTCCCACTTGTACGAGCCGGGCTGCAGCCCCATTTAGGCAGATGACGCCAGATCCACGTTCACCTGCAATGATATATGTCTCCAGTCGGGCCCCGTTGTTATTGTTAACGACTTGAACTTTCTCGTTCTCTAGGAGGTTCGCTCTATCCATCAAATCACGATCGATCGTAATGCTGCCAACATAGTTGAGATTGGCTTCCGTCACGGTTGCTTTATGAATTTTGGATTTCATCATTGTTAGAAACAGTTAGATAACCCCCTTAAGATAGTGAACAACGGTTTCTATTACGTGTTCCTGGTCTTCATAAACGAAATAGTGCCCGCCAGGAAACATCTCATGCATACAAGATATATCCACTAATTCATGCCATTCTTTTTCTTCTGCCACGACAGACGAATCTTTCGCACCGTTCATAACAACGAGCTGGCTTCCGTATTTCTTTCGACCCTTTATATGGTGGTAGGTGTCACATAAACGCAGATCAGCTTTGAGTATAGGGAGATACATCTCTCGAATCTGCTGTCCATGCTCATGCTCATCCCAAGGCGTTTGACTTCCTTCTAGCAGGAAAGA harbors:
- the panD gene encoding aspartate 1-decarboxylase, with protein sequence MFLTMMKSKIHKATVTEANLNYVGSITIDRDLMDRANLLENEKVQVVNNNNGARLETYIIAGERGSGVICLNGAAARLVQVGDIVIIISYGLMNAEEAAGHVPHVVLVDSSNRVSQILSGEKHGQIV
- a CDS encoding cyclic peptide export ABC transporter, yielding MTIVMCITGLLLAIYPVSYLASAEASQTSLPKDEQLQQIEHLIKSQMDKSLIPGLAVTIVHGDETIYQQGFGFANVDKKQSVSPKSIFELGSTTKAFTGLGLLKLVAEGKLNLDDSVTDYIPWIKFHTKDSNRSDSVTLRQVLYQTSGIPFTSITSIPSSNDDTALRETIENLSGTTLDFSPGERFQYATINYDILGYVIEQVTNQSYEEYMNTEVLEPLGLQHTFLSKAEAETSGTMAQGYKLGYLNARPFDAPIYRGNTPAGYLYSDSNDMAQWLKIHLNTVPVKGSMEEIIGMSHMPDRTVSPDSDGSSYAAGWYVYQSGGGELSHSGNNPAYSSFVAFRPEEQVGVAVMANLNSSSTLVIGQGILDIMIGKEPVTELSDIYRTVDSISVVILAVSIPFMGLSLWFLGTMVRDILQRRRKSAQGWIKHVIRVFGFVLFAGGVGVAFLYIPQVLFNGVNWSFAEVWAPPSLKMAVSILYASLILFGLCMLLHSMFPGEGKRTPLFPFAVLCLVSGLGNTLIIFIINQALINTSSFQTGLFTFFLMGLAAYVISQKIVRSQLIRFTNDLIYQKQTEIINRILRSPYYKVEKVAKEKLYAVLNHDIETISGGINVLVFGLTSIITLIFCFIYLGYLNIYGLLISLLVVSLAALAYYVAGRHANKHWARTRDVQNVFYKYIGHMAQGFKELSLHQDKKKQFQIDMHDTCDEYRQRRIQGDIRFANVFVIGEILFTVVIGVVAFIFPILFDSVQSYSLSSFVFIFLYMGAPVRGVLDAVPDLIRVRIAWNRMNELAGELDDEKHSETNSNMTKEHQIDKFSHLELQDIHYEYVSPNGTSFSIGPINLTLRAGEITFITGGNGSGKSTLVKLLTGLYKPSSGNLFVNGKPKLNGEQSELFAAVFSEYHLFDKLYGLTNSLDKGSIDYHLEKLQLEQKVSIEDGKFSTTDLSSGQRRRLALLISYLEDRPVYLFDEWAADQDPEYRRYFYHHVLPELKLRGKCVIAVTHDDRYFEQADKLVKMEFGKMEMLDPKQHGSLPAYGT
- the fabD gene encoding ACP S-malonyltransferase, translated to MIKLGFMFSGQGSQYKGMGYLADRFKIAQCIFDQASDILGYDLLSVMNDSNPNVLQQTEYAQPAIFTYSYAWYQILKENYNIKPVCGAGHSLGEFTALTCSGVLSFDDALTLVNKRGQLMQQAAENSFGGMAAIKGLHRSIIEEVCSLLSKGDRLVQISNINTEDQIVISGENSKVRQASDKLAKLGGTVYPVHVSAPFHTPYMASANAQLLDILSQINFADGEWPVIGNVTAKPYVSLDDIRTGISHHMLHPVRWSDSMDWMLRQGVNTFIEIGPRSALRNMMKQTLPHIDAFSCEEHDNQIAELMSEYNQPKYVTLLSACLSTALLVPNRNNNREEYEYGALQPLKELSTLEAKSQEKKLKETDAEQREALRLFQRIITTKKVDEDEIFDYFFQVSIKSAIPIKKLMQLMGGERL
- a CDS encoding amino acid adenylation domain-containing protein; the encoded protein is MNNKQASKTDETFQLVHPQKRVSSMESLFPGSPMHNIGGVIRIQGAFKPELMEEVIRLFIRHHEGIRVQLVQQDGELQQFVAEEPSADQCIAALVNFSNQPNPEDRFKEWVEEQASTPFQLLNAPLYTFSLCIIREGVSALLIKLHHVVADGWSTALLTDQLWMLYERIEKSINKGTESEPPVLLGSRLQDAIEQEDRYKRSPRFKQDREYWLDKFEDTSDIAPLSVSELRGKRKSFVMDNELSEAIRDFSKQTSLSVNLLFVAVYFAYLHRVEGKQKITIAMPLLNRNGAVQKKTFGMFTSTMPLRMEIQGNWTFLELIQHIQDEMKQCYKHHRYPYDLLLQDLRNRGFEQAALFDTSINYYNTRHTIEVMDLSIQNTEFYSGEQWYALQWIIRDWSSDPALTLDMDYQVDVYSDEEIEQMYIIASRLLRQGMNEPNIPVCQLSLLSSQEVNWQLYEYNDTAHNYNRETIITQLIENQVCLTPEKTAVSFGKVSLTYAELDNLANKVRDLLRSKGMGSGHVIGIYMNHSIETVAFILGVLKSGAAYLPMDQSAPFDRLSFMAVDASVSIIVTDRTERFPYEGEWIESQTLWYEGNENVYQEAVRSSSTADDLAYIIYTSGSTGQPKGTLVGHRSLVNYIGWAARMYTDGKQDAFALYSSLAFDLTVTSIFTPLICGGSIVIYPDDGIEHPLYQIVRENKVTVLKLTPSHLSLLKDMDLRNCTIKSLIVGGEDFKVATAAAIDRAWGGRVSIHNEYGPTEATVGCMIYTYDKLKDLEGSLPIGVPADNVQIYVLDEHLRLLPRGKIGEIYIAGDGLALGYLNRAEATSTSFLPHPFETGKRIYKTGDRGRFREDGLLEYKNRLDNQLSIRGYRIEPGEVEHIILSHPSVSEAAVAAVSIQGSTQQLCAYVILNQEETPENIQTFLAQQLPSYMVPHHYVYLDQLPMTRNGKLDKASLPSPIISTSNQAGHLDELSENNSGYTSLLTVLADVLQLSHIAYDTHFYHMGGDSIKAIQVSSYLREQGYLLTANDILSNPVVTDMARLIQKLNLQQEEEPCSGPLPDTPMLSWFNTLELDCPQQYHQRIILKVKRNLSALEIGTLLNQLYDYHDIFRINKVKGSASFFYNDFPRPAEHLVYELGEAAQSPDDIYNRMLEKVDRIEKQLDLENDRLIQSILFCRDSQPLYLILTAHHVIMDGVSWRILLEDINHAAKQSRKGEEARFLHKTTSYLRWAESLHYLKSSFYDQEQSYWNEIICKVIPFFSPSAEGFNDSSDDVENESTVETHYIEIPEDITSSLLGTSNQAYNTRTIELILAGLFAAIREVTGKSAVSLDLEGNGREALPQGGDKKINTIDLSRSIGWFTSLYPFVLSEIPASWGDLIIKVKEQLRRVPRGGVGYGVLKYIHRSMPDAPNNDFIFNYLGEFTERNNQADFSLVNSIHALTASQSSGRHKVEINGGIFDHRLRFEARIVHVSLAEKKQVKLIMDRFYASLLEITQHCSVQHTKEFTPSDFESVDLTQDELDSIFS